One genomic segment of Vibrio mimicus includes these proteins:
- a CDS encoding ABC transporter ATP-binding protein, with protein MLKFQNIEKQYSLGMQSVPALRGVSGVVQQGEMLALCGPSGSGKSTLLNILGLLDPDYEGEVTLDGNTYPRSGKSAALLRRTQFGFVFQKFNLIPVMTALENVAYPLMLNGFSRYDQQKLAREMLMKVGLEEVMQQRPDHLSGGQQQRVAIARALVHNPKLVVADEPTASLDSQTASLVIGLMKSLGHELGTTFVVATHDGRMAAQCDRTINLVDGQISLERMQWAS; from the coding sequence ATGCTTAAATTTCAAAACATTGAAAAGCAGTATTCACTGGGAATGCAAAGTGTGCCAGCCCTACGTGGTGTCAGTGGTGTGGTGCAGCAAGGCGAAATGTTGGCGCTGTGTGGACCATCCGGTTCAGGGAAAAGTACCTTGCTCAACATTCTGGGTTTGCTTGATCCCGATTATGAAGGCGAAGTGACGTTAGATGGAAACACCTATCCGCGCAGTGGTAAGTCCGCAGCGTTATTGCGCCGCACTCAGTTTGGCTTTGTGTTTCAAAAATTCAATTTAATCCCCGTGATGACGGCCTTAGAAAATGTGGCGTATCCCTTGATGCTTAATGGTTTTAGTCGATATGACCAGCAAAAATTGGCTCGGGAAATGTTGATGAAAGTCGGGTTGGAAGAAGTGATGCAGCAGCGTCCGGATCATCTTTCTGGTGGTCAGCAGCAGCGTGTGGCGATTGCACGAGCTTTGGTACATAACCCCAAGTTAGTGGTGGCAGATGAGCCTACCGCGAGTTTGGATAGTCAAACCGCGAGTCTTGTCATTGGGCTGATGAAAAGCCTTGGTCATGAGTTAGGAACCACCTTTGTGGTGGCGACTCATGATGGACGCATGGCGGCGCAGTGCGATCGCACCATCAATTTGGTCGATGGGCAGATCTCCTTGGAGAGAATGCAATGGGCAAGTTGA
- a CDS encoding VolA/Pla-1 family phospholipase, translating into MKQVIKISLLCSALWLVGCGNETTSSGASTTVEYESYIQQALNRDTTIKFALSGSNANVPLPSFALMNPDDGTLEIPPGSNTSGSNPLVAMGQVDGWPITMPLFLDFKGAGLADNIITSGIYLYELTDSMTGSPSIKTLLVNGTDYTAISSSASDKILIVPIKALNASSEYILAVTSDVSDANGNPVGTSSSYAALKSKKKIYTEGDISTLQKVTQGVEKIFQLSGVDDTQIVYSTWFSTQSVSNTLFATRAATASAFASGSNQLETVWKQTGIGLDTAYTMQLGTPVDLAAALTADDNFSTYIGASKKAAILGTYSAGTVNVTKGTVRLPYYLETGSNWNTQPFESAMPSLAKIKAALADTNEQLAIGGQLLAAGIDTSKLATDASEQFKLIGLTLTKSDGNQLDPERYITRYSPVPKVKSVQDVPFLLFTPNGSTPTNIVIYQHGVTTAKENAYAFAKNLTAAGLAVIAIDLPLHGERSLDSTRSANSDALAYINLTYLAVARDNLRQSILDVLGLRAALTLSQPLFSGTPLSGINVGTGSKVRMLGHSLGGIVGTSAVAESNKTLGSTPANALYSFSGAAIQNSGGQISNLLLGSEYFGPQIKHNVALSASTEYKGFADAQCASLDDSACYESFERSATEEQRAQVTPGFQMFSYAAQTLLDTIDPYSVVKTKLSSGTLTTALYFSEVDGDSVVPNKVSNQTGSGDYLSPQFAGTEPLATLLSLTTVNAAQTTPSATASFVQFNSTAKHSTFVAPQDTGYADLNHHTEMQTETADFLADDSLGTVSNSNSVLK; encoded by the coding sequence ATGAAACAGGTTATTAAGATCTCTCTTCTCTGCTCAGCGCTCTGGTTAGTCGGCTGTGGCAATGAAACCACGAGCTCGGGGGCGAGCACCACGGTTGAATATGAATCCTATATTCAGCAAGCGCTCAATCGAGACACCACCATTAAGTTTGCGTTAAGTGGCAGCAATGCCAATGTGCCCCTGCCCTCTTTTGCGCTGATGAACCCAGACGATGGCACATTAGAAATTCCCCCAGGCAGCAATACTTCTGGCTCTAACCCGTTAGTTGCTATGGGACAAGTCGATGGCTGGCCCATCACTATGCCGCTATTCCTCGATTTTAAAGGCGCAGGTCTGGCCGATAACATCATCACATCGGGCATTTATCTGTACGAGTTAACCGACTCGATGACCGGCTCTCCAAGCATCAAAACCTTGTTAGTTAATGGTACAGATTACACTGCAATTTCCAGTTCGGCGTCCGATAAAATTCTCATTGTGCCGATTAAAGCACTGAATGCTTCTTCCGAATATATTCTGGCGGTGACCTCTGACGTTTCAGACGCCAACGGCAATCCAGTTGGCACATCGTCCAGTTACGCCGCCCTGAAATCCAAGAAAAAGATATATACCGAGGGTGATATTTCAACCCTGCAAAAAGTGACGCAAGGCGTAGAAAAAATCTTCCAACTCAGTGGTGTGGATGATACTCAAATTGTCTACTCGACTTGGTTCTCAACTCAATCGGTGAGTAATACCTTGTTTGCAACTCGCGCCGCAACGGCATCGGCGTTTGCCAGTGGTAGTAACCAATTAGAGACAGTGTGGAAACAAACAGGCATTGGGCTCGATACGGCTTACACAATGCAATTAGGCACACCAGTTGACTTAGCTGCCGCTCTGACAGCGGATGACAATTTCAGTACGTATATTGGTGCAAGCAAAAAAGCGGCAATTTTAGGTACATACAGCGCAGGTACCGTAAATGTGACCAAAGGTACCGTTCGCCTACCTTACTACCTTGAAACTGGCAGTAACTGGAATACTCAGCCGTTTGAATCGGCGATGCCAAGCCTTGCTAAAATCAAAGCCGCACTCGCCGATACTAATGAACAATTAGCGATTGGTGGACAACTGCTCGCAGCCGGTATTGATACCAGTAAGTTGGCCACTGATGCCAGTGAACAATTTAAGCTGATTGGTCTTACCCTAACCAAATCGGATGGCAACCAACTGGATCCTGAACGCTACATCACTCGCTATTCACCCGTACCCAAAGTGAAATCAGTGCAAGATGTGCCATTCCTACTCTTTACCCCCAATGGCAGCACGCCAACCAATATCGTGATTTATCAACACGGTGTCACAACTGCCAAAGAAAATGCCTACGCTTTCGCGAAAAACCTTACGGCTGCGGGACTTGCTGTTATTGCCATTGACTTACCGCTACACGGTGAACGCAGTTTAGATAGCACGCGCTCAGCCAATAGTGATGCGTTAGCCTATATTAACCTCACCTATTTAGCTGTAGCTCGGGATAACTTGCGCCAAAGCATTCTTGATGTATTGGGACTGCGAGCTGCGTTAACCCTGTCTCAACCTCTATTCAGTGGTACCCCACTGTCTGGCATCAATGTAGGTACAGGATCAAAAGTTCGTATGTTAGGACATTCATTAGGGGGAATTGTCGGCACTTCTGCCGTAGCAGAAAGTAATAAAACATTGGGCTCCACACCGGCTAACGCTCTGTACAGTTTCTCTGGCGCGGCCATTCAAAACTCGGGAGGCCAAATTTCTAACTTACTGTTAGGGTCTGAATACTTTGGTCCGCAGATCAAGCATAACGTTGCGTTAAGCGCTAGCACGGAATACAAAGGGTTTGCTGATGCACAATGTGCCAGCCTAGACGATTCGGCTTGCTATGAGTCGTTTGAACGCTCGGCAACTGAAGAGCAACGTGCTCAAGTCACCCCAGGCTTCCAGATGTTCTCGTATGCGGCACAGACCCTACTCGACACTATTGATCCTTACTCTGTCGTTAAAACCAAGCTGAGTAGTGGAACTTTAACCACCGCACTTTATTTCTCAGAAGTGGATGGTGACAGCGTGGTACCAAACAAGGTGAGCAATCAAACTGGCTCGGGGGATTATCTCAGCCCTCAGTTTGCTGGCACTGAACCACTCGCAACTTTGCTGAGCTTAACCACTGTCAACGCAGCACAGACAACTCCGTCTGCCACAGCCAGTTTTGTTCAGTTTAACAGCACGGCGAAACACTCAACCTTTGTTGCCCCACAAGATACGGGATACGCTGACTTGAATCACCACACCGAGATGCAAACTGAAACCGCTGATTTCCTTGCTGACGATAGCCTTGGAACCGTGTCCAATAGCAATTCTGTCCTGAAATAA
- a CDS encoding M4 family metallopeptidase: MKQIQRPLNWLVLAGAATGFPVYAAQMVTIDDASFVQQALVQQQYSMVSAANGFKAVNTVQLPNGKVKVRYQQLYNGVPVYGTAIVATESTKGITQVYGQMAQQLEADLPSVAPDIDSQQAIALATTLFGQQQANVVGDNLPIENANAQLLVRLDGNQQAQLVYLVDFFVASDSPTRPFYFISATTGEVLEQWDGINHAQATGSGPGGNQKTGRYEYGSNGLPGFSIDKTGSTCTMNNSAVKTVNLNGGTTGTTAFSYACNDSTNYNSVKTVNGAYSPLNDAHYFGKVVFDMYQQWLNTSPLTFQLTMRVHYGSNYENAFWDGRAMTFGDGYTRFYPLVDINVSAHEVSHGFTEQNSGLVYKDMSGGINEAYSDIAGEAAEYYMRGSVDWVVGSDIFKSSGGLRYFDQPSRDGRSIDHASQYYSGIDVHHSSGVFNRAFYLLANKTGWNVRKGFEVFAVANQLYWIPNSTFDQGACGVVKAAQDLSYNTADVVTAFNTVGVNASCGTTPPPVDKVLEKGKPITGLSGLRGGEDFYTFTVTNSGNVVVSTSGGTGDVDLYVKAGSKPTTTVWDCRPYRSGNAEQCAISAVAGTTYHVMLRGYSNYSSVTLRLD, encoded by the coding sequence ATGAAACAAATACAACGTCCTTTGAATTGGCTAGTTTTGGCTGGTGCAGCCACCGGTTTTCCTGTTTACGCGGCACAAATGGTGACGATTGATGATGCATCGTTTGTCCAGCAGGCCTTAGTTCAACAGCAGTACAGTATGGTATCTGCCGCTAATGGTTTTAAAGCGGTCAACACCGTTCAGTTACCTAATGGCAAGGTGAAAGTACGTTATCAGCAACTCTACAATGGGGTGCCTGTATATGGTACAGCAATCGTTGCAACGGAATCGACGAAGGGCATTACCCAAGTTTATGGGCAGATGGCACAGCAATTAGAAGCCGATCTCCCCAGTGTGGCTCCCGATATTGATAGTCAACAAGCGATTGCTTTGGCGACAACTCTTTTTGGTCAACAGCAGGCGAATGTGGTTGGTGATAATTTGCCGATTGAGAATGCAAACGCTCAGTTGCTGGTGCGTTTGGATGGTAATCAACAAGCTCAGCTCGTGTATTTAGTTGATTTCTTTGTTGCCTCAGATTCGCCAACTCGCCCGTTCTACTTTATCAGTGCGACCACAGGTGAGGTACTTGAACAGTGGGATGGTATTAACCATGCGCAAGCTACTGGCTCCGGTCCTGGCGGCAACCAAAAAACGGGACGCTATGAATATGGCAGCAATGGTTTACCTGGTTTTAGTATCGATAAAACCGGTTCGACCTGTACCATGAACAATAGCGCGGTAAAAACCGTGAATCTGAATGGTGGTACGACAGGGACAACGGCCTTTAGTTACGCCTGTAACGACAGTACCAATTACAACAGTGTGAAAACGGTCAATGGCGCTTATTCACCACTTAACGATGCGCATTATTTCGGTAAAGTGGTGTTCGATATGTATCAGCAGTGGCTGAATACCTCTCCACTCACCTTCCAATTGACTATGCGTGTGCATTACGGCAGTAACTATGAAAATGCGTTTTGGGATGGTCGCGCGATGACCTTTGGTGACGGCTATACCCGTTTCTATCCACTGGTTGATATTAACGTCAGTGCGCATGAAGTAAGCCACGGATTCACCGAGCAAAACTCAGGTCTTGTTTACAAAGATATGTCAGGGGGTATTAACGAAGCCTATTCCGATATTGCGGGGGAAGCTGCGGAATATTATATGCGTGGCAGTGTTGACTGGGTGGTTGGGTCAGACATCTTCAAATCTTCCGGAGGTCTGCGCTATTTTGATCAACCATCGCGTGATGGTCGTTCGATAGATCATGCATCACAGTATTACAGTGGTATTGATGTTCACCATTCAAGCGGGGTTTTTAATCGCGCATTTTATCTTCTCGCGAATAAAACCGGCTGGAATGTGCGTAAAGGGTTTGAAGTTTTTGCCGTTGCTAACCAGTTGTACTGGATACCTAATAGCACGTTTGATCAAGGTGCCTGCGGTGTGGTGAAAGCTGCACAGGATCTTAGCTACAACACGGCGGATGTGGTAACTGCGTTTAATACGGTAGGTGTGAATGCCTCTTGTGGCACAACGCCTCCACCGGTCGATAAAGTGCTTGAGAAAGGTAAGCCGATCACAGGATTGAGCGGCTTACGTGGAGGGGAAGATTTTTACACCTTTACGGTGACCAACTCGGGCAACGTTGTTGTTTCCACCAGCGGTGGTACCGGTGATGTGGATCTGTATGTCAAAGCGGGCAGTAAACCCACCACAACGGTTTGGGACTGCCGACCTTATCGTTCAGGTAATGCAGAGCAATGCGCGATCTCGGCGGTAGCAGGTACGACTTACCATGTCATGTTGCGTGGTTACAGTAACTACTCCAGTGTTACGTTACGACTTGATTAA
- a CDS encoding aldo/keto reductase: MQQQATVQKVTMAQQGPELSELVQGYWRLAEWNMTPQQRLTFLKQHIELGISTVDHADIYGGYQCEALFGEALALEPSLREQIQIVTKCDIQLCNARFPERKINHYDTSAAHIYQSVNNSLERLGVNDIDVLLIHRPDVLMNADEVAEAFSELHKVGKVKHFGVSNFTPAQFDLLQSRLGKLLVTNQVEINPLNFEVAHDGTLDQLQRLRIRPMAWSCLGGGAIFSGQTEQAQRVRAVLEELRVELGAESIEQVIYAWVRCLPSQPLPIIGSGKIERVESAIAALSLQLSREQWYRVWVASKGHGVP; this comes from the coding sequence ATGCAACAACAAGCAACCGTACAGAAAGTGACGATGGCGCAACAAGGGCCAGAGCTGTCTGAATTGGTTCAAGGTTACTGGCGCTTAGCTGAGTGGAACATGACACCTCAGCAGCGTTTAACGTTTTTGAAGCAGCACATTGAGCTAGGGATCAGCACCGTTGACCATGCGGATATTTATGGTGGTTATCAGTGTGAAGCCTTGTTTGGTGAAGCATTAGCACTTGAGCCTTCACTGCGCGAACAGATCCAAATTGTCACTAAGTGCGATATTCAACTGTGTAACGCTCGCTTCCCAGAACGCAAAATTAACCACTATGACACCAGTGCCGCGCACATTTATCAATCGGTCAACAACTCGTTAGAGCGTTTGGGTGTGAATGACATTGATGTTCTGCTGATCCATCGTCCCGATGTATTGATGAATGCCGATGAAGTGGCTGAAGCTTTCTCTGAATTGCACAAAGTCGGCAAAGTGAAACACTTTGGTGTTTCTAATTTCACACCGGCGCAGTTTGATTTGCTGCAATCACGCTTGGGCAAGCTGTTGGTAACGAACCAAGTGGAAATCAACCCACTTAATTTTGAAGTGGCACACGATGGCACCTTGGATCAATTGCAGCGTTTGCGTATTCGTCCTATGGCATGGTCATGTTTGGGTGGTGGCGCTATTTTCTCCGGCCAAACAGAACAAGCGCAGCGTGTCCGTGCGGTGTTGGAAGAGCTTCGTGTGGAACTGGGCGCCGAGTCGATTGAACAAGTGATTTATGCGTGGGTTCGTTGTTTGCCGAGTCAACCATTGCCGATCATTGGTTCAGGTAAAATCGAACGCGTTGAAAGTGCCATTGCAGCGCTGTCATTACAACTCTCTCGTGAACAGTGGTATCGAGTTTGGGTGGCCTCTAAAGGTCACGGAGTGCCGTAA
- the ompW gene encoding outer membrane protein OmpW, translated as MKKTLCGLSVLAALMSTHVMAHQEGDVIVRVGVASVVPNDSSDKILGSQSELAVNSNTQLGLTLGYMFTDNISFEVLAATPFSHKISTDLSNLGDIGETKHLPPTFMVQYYFGEANSTIRPYVGAGLNYTTFFDEGFNSSGEGAGLSDLKLDDSWGLAANAGVDYMLNDSWFLNASVWYANIETTATYKAGADAKSTDVKINPWVFMIAGGYKF; from the coding sequence ATGAAAAAAACACTTTGCGGTTTATCCGTGCTTGCAGCCCTTATGTCTACTCACGTTATGGCACATCAAGAAGGTGATGTTATTGTTCGTGTCGGTGTTGCTTCGGTTGTGCCTAATGACAGCAGTGACAAAATCTTAGGCAGCCAAAGTGAACTTGCTGTCAACAGCAACACTCAACTGGGTTTAACTCTTGGTTATATGTTTACGGATAACATCAGTTTTGAAGTGTTAGCCGCAACGCCATTCTCACACAAAATTTCTACCGATCTTTCGAACCTAGGTGATATTGGTGAAACCAAACATCTGCCGCCGACTTTCATGGTTCAATATTATTTTGGAGAAGCAAATTCTACGATTCGCCCTTATGTTGGTGCGGGTTTAAACTACACAACTTTCTTTGATGAAGGCTTCAACAGCTCAGGTGAAGGTGCAGGTCTGAGTGATCTGAAACTGGATGATTCATGGGGTTTGGCTGCGAATGCCGGTGTGGATTACATGCTTAATGACAGTTGGTTCCTTAACGCTTCTGTGTGGTATGCCAATATAGAAACGACAGCGACTTACAAAGCGGGGGCAGATGCCAAATCCACTGATGTAAAGATCAATCCGTGGGTATTTATGATCGCTGGTGGTTATAAATTCTAA
- a CDS encoding outer membrane protein transport protein: MLNKSSLAACISALLVGQASAAGFQVAEHSASGLGRAFSGEAAVADNASVLARNPAAMMLFETAQFSGALSIVDPEVNVDDLSNNQSMKDIAPLQIVPAAYYISPINEQWAWGFAMFTTYGVATDYPNDIYAGDLAGDTSLISVNLNPNIAYRVNQELSLGFGLDLVAAKAELTRHKGGLAPFVGGNPSDNLIGMTGETFGLGWNIGALYELDDKNRIGFGYRSRVKLNFDDGEFSSYDSGIATSAVVPGQLKIELPAIWELSGFHQLNNQWAIHYSYQQTDWSSFSELSATSSQCKNGTCFQKIEKYEDNGRWSAGATYTLNTSWTFRAGVAFDEQAGKATLSIPDSDRFWYSAGFTYSINSQLTMDAGFALVQSRKGTFTEENQIGQTLKFDSEGIAYISALQFNYRFN; this comes from the coding sequence ATGCTGAATAAATCTTCCCTTGCTGCTTGTATTTCCGCTCTGTTAGTGGGACAAGCCAGTGCCGCCGGATTTCAAGTCGCCGAGCACTCCGCATCCGGTTTAGGCCGCGCGTTTTCAGGTGAAGCGGCAGTGGCCGATAACGCCAGCGTACTGGCACGTAACCCTGCCGCCATGATGCTGTTTGAAACTGCACAATTTTCTGGTGCATTATCCATCGTCGATCCCGAAGTTAACGTAGATGATCTTTCCAACAACCAATCGATGAAAGATATTGCGCCACTGCAAATCGTTCCGGCGGCCTACTACATCAGTCCGATCAATGAACAGTGGGCATGGGGTTTTGCCATGTTCACCACTTACGGCGTAGCAACTGACTACCCGAACGATATTTATGCTGGTGATTTAGCCGGTGATACTTCGCTAATCTCCGTCAATCTGAACCCTAATATCGCCTATCGTGTCAACCAAGAGCTCAGTTTAGGTTTTGGCCTTGATTTGGTTGCCGCCAAAGCGGAGTTAACTCGTCATAAAGGTGGCCTTGCCCCTTTTGTTGGTGGCAATCCTAGCGATAACTTGATTGGCATGACCGGCGAAACCTTTGGGTTGGGTTGGAATATCGGTGCGCTCTACGAACTCGATGATAAAAACCGCATCGGTTTTGGTTATCGCTCACGCGTTAAACTCAATTTTGATGATGGCGAATTCTCCAGTTACGATTCGGGCATCGCCACCAGCGCTGTGGTTCCTGGGCAACTCAAAATTGAGCTCCCAGCGATTTGGGAACTCTCCGGCTTCCATCAATTGAACAACCAATGGGCAATCCATTACAGCTATCAGCAAACGGATTGGAGCAGCTTTAGTGAACTCTCCGCGACTTCAAGCCAATGTAAAAACGGAACCTGTTTCCAAAAAATCGAGAAATACGAAGACAACGGACGCTGGTCTGCTGGCGCCACGTATACCCTAAATACAAGTTGGACATTCCGTGCTGGTGTGGCGTTTGATGAGCAAGCTGGTAAGGCAACACTGAGCATTCCGGATAGTGACCGTTTCTGGTATTCCGCAGGATTCACTTATTCCATCAATTCTCAACTAACGATGGACGCAGGTTTTGCTCTTGTGCAAAGCCGCAAAGGCACCTTTACCGAAGAAAACCAAATCGGCCAAACCCTCAAATTTGATTCTGAGGGCATCGCCTATATTAGTGCATTGCAATTTAACTACCGCTTCAACTAA
- a CDS encoding alpha-amylase: MKLNPLTLSLLSALSLPTLASPNLTVATTTNSRDFPLQADAPLVIPLNKGDYTLTISGIEGDCPVAPTQVVKFNTPLALSCTGKTELPLTIRFSGDYAFQWQAQNNTLTLIRQTTKATKTEFRRPIPNVSCEVYQGGDVTLDLADSFADGTALKEAFTGQIVTVQQGKVRLTPSQTSGGLVLLEPQRTHAQPFTYRNANIYFVMVDRFNNADPSNDRSYGRQQDGQEEIGTFHGGDLKGVIAKLDHIKSLGTDAIWLSPIVEQVHGFVGGGEKGTFPFYAYHGYWTRDFTKIDANFGVDEDLQTLVREAHRRGIKILMDAVLNHAGYATLADLQQDAIEVVNAPMLPERWSDWKPRADQNWHSFHQSIDYQSENWKKWWGGDWGRAGLPNYPEPGSSDITMNLAGLPDFRTESIQAVTPPQWLLNNPGTRVVSKPNYRVADYLIEWQSDWVRRFGIDGFRIDTVKHVEGDVWQRLKQKATENLTAWRQENQQSGEPFWMMGEVWGHSAYRSPYFDDGFDALINFDIQKRMDNGAACLSQMAMVYRDYAQTLAKYPDFNPVSYMSSHDTELFFGRFKSFEMQRNAANALLLTPGAVQIYYGDEIAREAGPYADDFHQGTRSDMPWQWSAEQQILLKHWQTLGQFRQRHPAVGAGSHREIAQPNTYLFTRQLGDDKVVIAFVGR; encoded by the coding sequence ATGAAACTTAACCCTCTGACTTTGTCACTGCTGTCAGCCTTGTCACTACCGACCTTAGCTTCGCCCAATTTAACGGTAGCGACCACCACTAACAGCCGTGATTTTCCGCTGCAAGCCGATGCACCACTGGTGATCCCACTCAATAAAGGGGATTACACTCTCACTATCAGTGGTATCGAAGGGGATTGCCCTGTTGCCCCAACGCAAGTCGTCAAATTCAATACACCACTCGCCCTAAGTTGCACTGGTAAAACTGAATTACCCCTGACGATTCGTTTTAGTGGCGACTATGCCTTTCAGTGGCAAGCGCAAAACAACACACTCACTTTGATACGCCAAACCACCAAGGCGACCAAAACGGAATTCCGCCGCCCAATTCCTAACGTCAGTTGTGAGGTGTACCAAGGCGGTGATGTCACCTTAGATTTGGCCGACAGTTTCGCCGATGGCACAGCGTTAAAAGAAGCGTTTACCGGACAAATTGTGACGGTTCAACAAGGTAAAGTACGCCTAACCCCTTCCCAAACCAGCGGAGGTTTAGTGCTGCTTGAACCGCAACGCACTCATGCTCAGCCTTTTACTTATCGCAATGCCAATATCTATTTTGTGATGGTCGACCGCTTCAACAATGCCGACCCAAGCAATGATCGTAGCTACGGCAGGCAACAAGACGGACAAGAGGAGATCGGCACCTTCCATGGTGGGGATCTGAAAGGCGTGATCGCCAAACTCGACCACATTAAAAGCTTAGGCACGGATGCTATCTGGCTCTCTCCGATTGTCGAACAGGTGCATGGGTTTGTCGGCGGAGGTGAGAAAGGCACCTTCCCGTTTTATGCCTATCACGGCTATTGGACCCGCGATTTCACCAAGATCGATGCCAATTTCGGCGTGGATGAAGATCTGCAAACCTTAGTGCGCGAAGCCCATCGCCGTGGCATAAAAATTCTTATGGATGCCGTGCTTAACCATGCAGGTTACGCCACATTAGCCGATTTACAGCAAGATGCGATTGAAGTAGTGAACGCTCCTATGCTGCCTGAACGCTGGAGCGATTGGAAACCTAGGGCAGATCAAAATTGGCACAGCTTCCATCAATCCATTGATTACCAGAGCGAAAACTGGAAAAAATGGTGGGGTGGTGATTGGGGCCGCGCAGGCCTTCCAAATTACCCCGAACCCGGCAGCAGCGACATCACCATGAACTTAGCGGGTTTACCCGATTTTCGAACCGAGTCAATTCAAGCGGTTACGCCACCGCAATGGCTACTGAATAACCCCGGCACCCGAGTGGTGAGCAAACCAAACTACCGTGTCGCGGATTACTTAATTGAGTGGCAAAGTGATTGGGTACGCCGCTTCGGCATTGATGGTTTCCGCATCGATACGGTGAAACATGTTGAAGGTGATGTATGGCAACGTTTAAAACAGAAGGCCACGGAAAACCTCACAGCATGGCGGCAAGAAAACCAGCAGAGCGGCGAACCCTTTTGGATGATGGGCGAAGTATGGGGGCACAGTGCTTATCGCAGCCCTTATTTTGATGATGGTTTTGATGCGCTAATTAACTTTGATATTCAAAAACGCATGGATAATGGTGCGGCGTGCTTAAGTCAAATGGCAATGGTATATCGCGATTATGCCCAGACACTGGCAAAGTACCCCGATTTCAATCCAGTCAGCTATATGTCTTCCCACGATACTGAGCTGTTCTTCGGTCGTTTTAAATCGTTCGAAATGCAGCGCAATGCTGCCAATGCGCTACTGCTCACTCCTGGTGCAGTTCAAATCTATTACGGCGATGAAATTGCTCGCGAAGCCGGACCTTACGCTGACGATTTCCATCAAGGAACCCGTTCGGATATGCCTTGGCAGTGGAGTGCAGAACAGCAAATTCTGCTCAAACATTGGCAAACCTTGGGGCAGTTTCGGCAACGTCACCCAGCCGTTGGGGCTGGATCACATCGTGAAATCGCCCAGCCCAATACTTATCTTTTCACTCGCCAGTTAGGTGACGATAAAGTCGTCATCGCCTTTGTTGGCCGCTAA